A DNA window from Cyanobacteriota bacterium contains the following coding sequences:
- the aroA gene encoding 3-phosphoshikimate 1-carboxyvinyltransferase, which translates to MAEQTISKITKAIQAEINIPGDKSISHRSIIFGSIANGLTEVSNFLTGEDCICTMNAFKALGVKIDFDEKAKTVKIHGQGFNALKAPNGDIYLGNSGTGMRLLAGLFAGLPFETTLTGDESLSGRPMARVIDPLTKMGAVIESQEGGKAPLVIKPSQGLKAISHQSKIASAQVKSSILLAGLNAQGTTTVTEPEKSRDHTERMMQGFGVDLEVNGLEVSINPGKELQGQVLEVPGDISSAAFFLVAGAILDDCKLKLNNVGINPTRTGILDVLTAMKVNYQLENKREINKEPIADIIIRSSKIKATTIEGDIIPRLIDEIPVISILAAQAEGTTIIKDAAELKVKESNRIATTINMLKTLGVEVEETDDGMIIQGRAGKDFEPIPEAQINSFGDHRLAMSCGIAALKSTKPITILQTEFVATSFPNFFDIIEGL; encoded by the coding sequence ATGGCTGAACAAACTATAAGTAAAATCACCAAAGCTATTCAGGCAGAGATTAATATCCCTGGCGACAAATCAATTTCACACCGTTCAATTATTTTTGGCTCTATTGCAAACGGGCTTACTGAAGTTAGTAATTTCCTTACTGGCGAGGATTGTATTTGTACCATGAATGCTTTTAAAGCACTAGGCGTCAAGATTGATTTTGATGAGAAAGCAAAGACAGTCAAGATACACGGTCAAGGTTTTAATGCTCTTAAAGCTCCCAATGGAGATATCTATCTCGGCAATTCAGGCACCGGCATGAGATTACTTGCTGGACTTTTTGCTGGCTTGCCTTTTGAAACTACTCTTACGGGCGATGAGTCGCTGTCGGGAAGACCGATGGCTAGAGTCATTGACCCACTAACTAAGATGGGCGCAGTAATTGAGAGCCAAGAAGGCGGCAAGGCTCCACTGGTGATCAAACCAAGCCAAGGATTGAAGGCAATAAGCCACCAGTCAAAAATAGCCTCTGCTCAAGTCAAGTCATCTATCTTACTAGCTGGACTCAATGCCCAAGGCACGACAACAGTAACTGAACCAGAAAAATCACGTGATCATACTGAGCGTATGATGCAGGGTTTTGGGGTGGATCTTGAAGTCAATGGACTAGAAGTCTCAATCAATCCAGGTAAAGAGCTTCAAGGGCAGGTCCTGGAAGTTCCGGGAGATATTTCGAGCGCCGCATTCTTTCTGGTCGCAGGGGCGATACTGGATGACTGCAAGCTCAAATTAAACAATGTAGGCATCAATCCAACCAGAACCGGCATTCTTGATGTGCTTACAGCAATGAAAGTCAATTACCAACTAGAAAACAAGCGTGAAATAAATAAAGAACCAATTGCCGATATCATCATCCGCAGTTCCAAAATCAAAGCAACGACGATAGAAGGTGATATCATCCCAAGACTTATTGATGAGATTCCTGTGATTTCTATTCTTGCTGCTCAAGCAGAAGGTACTACTATCATCAAAGACGCTGCTGAACTTAAAGTCAAAGAATCAAATAGAATCGCAACTACCATTAATATGCTCAAGACTCTTGGAGTTGAAGTTGAAGAAACTGATGACGGTATGATAATTCAAGGAAGAGCTGGTAAGGACTTTGAACCTATCCCAGAAGCTCAAATAAACTCCTTCGGAGACCACCGCCTTGCTATGAGCTGCGGAATTGCCGCCCTTAAATCAACTAAACCAATCACAATACTGCAAACTGAGTTTGTAGCGACTTCATTTCCTAACTTCTTTGATATCATTGAAGGGCTATGA
- a CDS encoding 3-isopropylmalate dehydratase large subunit, producing the protein MAKNLFEKVWDTHVVEELAGENYLIFMDRIVAHEITTPQGAIQIDEEFGGRIFDTNRILAINDHVAPAKDTATAIQAEVLRKWAKKHNIRHFDIGENGICHIVAPERGYVEPGTTLCCGDSHTCTNGAFACFALGIGTTANAGAMLSQCLLLKKPKVMRINVTGKLKPGVYAKDIILAIINKISFRGGTGYVLEYTGNAITDLSMEERMTVCNMAIEAGATSGMIAADEVTLEYLKGKEQISDNKFAEMKDKWLSFRADEGATYDAEVELDINDLDPMVTWGINPGEACQTTGEIPADAEDKALEYMGVKPGDKMASLELDQAFIGSCTNARISDLRIAAEILKGKKVAIPTIITPGSQLVKRQAEKEGLHDIFQDAGALWTHASCGPCLGMSMGVVAPQNRCISSTNRNFPGRMGAGARTHLASPATVAASALTGKITAAKPLVTK; encoded by the coding sequence ATGGCAAAGAATTTATTTGAAAAAGTATGGGACACGCATGTAGTTGAAGAACTAGCTGGTGAAAACTATCTAATATTTATGGATAGAATTGTTGCTCATGAAATTACTACTCCTCAAGGTGCTATTCAAATTGATGAAGAGTTTGGTGGGAGAATTTTTGATACTAATAGAATATTGGCAATTAATGACCACGTTGCTCCAGCCAAAGATACTGCAACAGCAATTCAAGCTGAAGTCTTGCGCAAATGGGCAAAGAAACACAATATACGTCACTTTGATATTGGCGAGAATGGCATCTGTCATATCGTGGCTCCAGAAAGAGGTTACGTAGAACCAGGCACTACTTTGTGTTGCGGGGACTCACACACTTGTACCAATGGCGCTTTTGCATGTTTTGCTTTAGGTATCGGTACTACTGCCAATGCTGGCGCGATGTTGTCTCAATGTCTTTTACTCAAAAAACCAAAAGTAATGAGAATCAATGTAACTGGCAAACTCAAACCAGGTGTCTATGCCAAAGACATCATCCTTGCAATCATCAACAAAATTAGTTTTAGAGGCGGCACTGGTTATGTGCTTGAATACACAGGTAATGCAATTACTGACTTGAGTATGGAAGAGCGCATGACTGTATGCAATATGGCAATTGAAGCAGGTGCGACCAGTGGCATGATTGCCGCTGATGAAGTTACACTTGAATACCTCAAAGGCAAAGAACAAATCTCAGACAACAAATTTGCTGAAATGAAAGACAAGTGGTTAAGCTTTAGAGCAGACGAAGGCGCGACTTATGACGCTGAAGTTGAACTTGATATTAATGACCTTGATCCAATGGTGACTTGGGGAATCAATCCTGGAGAGGCTTGCCAGACTACTGGAGAAATCCCAGCAGATGCTGAAGACAAAGCATTAGAGTATATGGGAGTTAAGCCCGGCGACAAAATGGCTAGCTTAGAACTTGATCAAGCATTTATTGGTAGTTGTACTAACGCAAGAATTTCTGATTTGCGTATTGCTGCTGAAATTCTCAAAGGCAAAAAAGTAGCAATCCCAACAATCATCACTCCTGGTTCGCAATTAGTGAAACGTCAAGCTGAGAAAGAAGGGCTTCATGATATTTTTCAAGATGCTGGTGCGCTTTGGACTCATGCAAGTTGTGGCCCTTGCCTAGGAATGAGCATGGGTGTTGTAGCTCCGCAAAATCGTTGCATCTCATCAACCAACCGTAACTTTCCTGGACGTATGGGCGCTGGTGCTAGAACTCATTTGGCAAGTCCGGCGACCGTGGCAGCGTCAGCCTTAACCGGTAAGATCACCGCTGCAAAACCACTAGTCACAAAATAA